GTGATtcccaccttcttctccacagcttcaaTCCTATCCGCCAGTAACTTGAGCTCCTTAAGACACGTCCCAAAGCCAAGATTAATGGCATCAGATATGTCCTTCAAGGTCTTTTCAATCTGCTGACCTTCACTACCCGCCGCAGGTTTCTCAGCAGAAACAGAAGAccctttacgagctttcttccgaggtctgcTACTTTCTTCCTTCACAACACTCTCTGACTTCACGGGACTCACTTCATTCTTCACTGGAATCACTTCCATCTTCACAACCTTGCGAGTACCGGTGACTGGCCAGCATTCCATGGTCCACTCCCATCCAGGATCATTAAACATGACTTTAATTATGTTATCCGCGGCAGGGTCATCTACGTCTCCgtcccattttggaaacatttcatcaaaatccTTCTGAACGAAGTTCTTCACGATAGTctgcaataaataaaagatataaacttagttaagtcgtctgagaagtaTTTTGTTcacagacgacttaaagttaagtcgtctgagaagtaTTTTGATcacagacgacttaaagttaagtcgtctgaaagtcttccaacaaaaagaccactcagacgacttataagtaagtcgtctgagtggTCTTTTGTTGGATGACTTCCacacgacttaactttaagtcgtctgagaagtcTTAGGAGTGAAGTTAAGTACCTGTTTATTGATAGCAGCCTTAAAAAATTTGCGTTGTCTTTTGCCACCCTTGTAAGCCAGCAACAGTGGAGACGGTCTGTTTGGTACGGGAGACCCATAATTAGCACCCATTTCTGGCAGAGCATAGTACGCCCACACTTGGAGCACTTGTATGAACCCATCAACAGTGTAACCAGTTTGCGTCAAGTCTTTTGCCTTCAGAGaatccatcagcaccttaaacgccactctcccccatggataattctcaaatttttctaaatccatcactagccttgcaagACTAGCTGATGTAGCGGATGAGAACTTTTTCCCTTCGATGTACCCTGCGTAGATGGCAAGGTATCCCAGCCGCAtgcgatcatcccgagaccacTCGTCGCAGTTGTAAAATGCTTCTGTTATCTGATCAATACTTGGCCCAGTATCGATATCAACACCCATCTTCTCCCAGAAAGCAGCCATCTCCGTCGTAACCTCACACCTTGGATTTTCCAGGTCCTTGATGTAATCGCAGTTCAGCCCAGTGAGGTATTCAAACTCTatcagtgaaaacctcacaggttgTGAAACGACAAGACTCCAGAGCTCAAACTTCTTCTTGATGTCTAGCTGGAAAGAGAGCATAAAATGTACCAGCCTTGAAGTCCAACCAAAGTCAAGCTCCTTGAATTTGATGAACACTCCTAACTTCGACGCCTTCAGATCCTCATATTCGTCAGCTGTGAGACAATCAAGAAGAAGTTTGAGCTCTGGAGTCTTGTCGTTTCAcaacctgtgaggttttcactgatAGAGTTTGAATACCTCTTTAGTCATGTATTCAAACTCTatcagtgaaaacctcacaggttgTGAAACGACAAGACTCCAGAGCTCAAACTTCTTCTTGATGTCTAGCTGGAAAGAGAGCATAAAATGTACCAGCCTTGAAGTCCAACCAAAGTCAAGCTCCTTGAATTTGATGAACACTCCTAACTTCGACGCCTTCAGATCCTCATATTCGTCAGCTGTGAGACAATCACATAGAGCTTTAAACAACTTCGTGTCATCAGAATGATACGAAATGCTCCTGATTGCATCAGGCTCTTCTCCTAATGTAAACATCCTCGGCGGGAATTCTGGTAAATCCATTTAAAGGCCTGCAAATAATCACAAACAACCATCTCAAACACATAGGTTGCGCACTATGCTAAATGCtatagaagacttccagacgacttccaggaagtgagaagactactcagacgacttccaggaagtgagaagactacttggacgacttccaggaagtcttctactATGTCTTActctctggacgacttatatgtaagtcgtccagagagTAAGACATagtagaagacttcctggaagtcgtccaagtagtcttctcacttcctggaagtcgtctgagtagtcttctcacttcctggaagtcgtctgggtaATCTTTCAGCAAAAGACTACAACAATCTCAAAATCTTATAAACAAAAGACGAATGACTTACAGTTGGAGAATATATTGTCCGAGAAGATATGGTCGGAGAAGATGTGGCCCCAAGCCGTTACTGATCTGCAAATCGAAGGGAAAAGAAGAatcaatactaaaatatttaggGTTTTTCCGGCGGCTAAACGCCTTAGTACATGAGAAATAACATACCGGCGGCGGAGTTTGGCAAACGagatttcagatctgaaaaaaagaAGCGGACGGTCAGTTTAAACTACGAAAATACTCTACGGCATGAAGGAGAAACGAGATTCGTCGTAATCGGAGAGATTACCGGCGAAGATAACGGCGGAACACGACCACGGTAGGGTTTTCGTCTTatcgccttcgaaatcgccGTTGGAGAGAAACGGCGCTAGGGTTTCGTAAAATTGTGAAACAGTGAAAAAAAATAGCTTTTATATGTCCggtaaatgatccggttaggttaaaacgtacattggtaaaattaaaggttcggtacgatgtggacgactgaaatatacgtcgtccgtgtaaattattcaacagacgaccgaaatataagtcgtccacaccctaaacataacccctaaacttatttatctaattaaacacttcataaaatcaaatcaaacttgaaaaatgtttactatacacagaaataaacacatattggtgaaaactaatttttgaaaaaaacattttagttttccaagatctaaccctaacaatacatacaatactacaacatatgtttgccaaactcctaaaccaaagaatataatgatacactacttccactcatctatcttcaaaacaaatcaattttatcatatcttaatttatatcacttaaaactgtttataattacttgatttttatttttcacgcatcaaaatattttttacaagatttataaattatttttaaaataagctggtaccagacgactgaaacttcagtcgtctagacgacttccaacaattcagacgactcagacgatttactggggctatattcgtaaaaatggcttctgtttttttgtttggtcacaaggggctgagctgtaatttcactaggcttttaggttagttttgcatttgattcaagtttgggtataggtttgggattaaaatcaagttgtgggttagttttggcaaaaaccccataAAAATTGTGgccaaatattaaaataaaaaataacgaTTATTATAAAGTTAACTTTAAATCCATAATAAATGGAAATATAAATTTAGGTTTTTAACAAACTAATACTAAATCAAATCAACAAATTTTGGTTTTCTATAAGATTATTCTCTTCGTTTCTTTAAcctagtaaaaaaaattataaattattattaaaaaataatcaaacagtttaattttatgt
The nucleotide sequence above comes from Brassica napus cultivar Da-Ae chromosome A9, Da-Ae, whole genome shotgun sequence. Encoded proteins:
- the LOC125578181 gene encoding uncharacterized protein LOC125578181, translated to MDLPEFPPRMFTLGEEPDAIRSISYHSDDTKLFKALCDCLTADEYEDLKASKLGVFIKFKELDFGWTSRLVHFMLSFQLDIKKKFELWSLVVSQPVRFSLIEFEYMTKETPELKLLLDCLTADEYEDLKASKLGVFIKFKELDFGWTSRLVHFMLSFQLDIKKKFELWSLVVSQPVRFSLIEFEYLTGLNCDYIKDLENPRCEVTTEMAAFWEKMGVDIDTGPSIDQITEAFYNCDEWSRDDRMRLGYLAIYAGYIEGKKFSSATSASLARLVLMDSLKAKDLTQTGYTVDGFIQVLQVWAYYALPEMGANYGSPVPNRPSPLLLAYKGGKRQRKFFKAAINKQTIVKNFVQKDFDEMFPKWDGDVDDPAADNIIKVMFNDPGWEWTMECWPVTGTRKVVKMEVIPVKNEVSPVKSESVVKEESSRPRKKARKGSSVSAEKPAAGSEGQQIEKTLKDISDAINLGFGTCLKELKLLADRIEAVEKKVGITNRGGSSDDRQLTTTSNPPKPVDEPGSESVNGAKAGQKEAKEPSLTTEPSSSRELCLVSPADDLPSEDPSLLILDKQVSTASDLLVEEARRQTKKETALVNLRKKSVRERKLAPTQQTPFKGNSTTKQIIPNKQVGGGYDPFAPIDKMKSKELTAWVQKDP